A genomic window from Nocardioides rotundus includes:
- the tmk gene encoding dTMP kinase produces the protein MTGTVGRYAPHGVFVCFEGGEGAGKSTQSRRLRDWLVELGHEVLLTFEPGDTAVGRELRRIVLDPATGDLSHRTEALLYAADKAEHVDTVVLPALEAGRVVVTDRYVDSTLAYQGAGRDLVPEELEQVARWATGDLRPHLTVLLDLEPQAGLGRFAERDRIEGESLEFHQRVRQEFLALAEADPEHYLVLDARAPVEEIAEAVRVRVEPLLGQARSVAPEASA, from the coding sequence GTGACCGGAACCGTCGGACGCTATGCGCCGCACGGCGTCTTCGTCTGCTTCGAGGGCGGCGAGGGGGCGGGCAAGTCGACCCAGTCGCGGCGGCTGCGCGACTGGCTGGTCGAGCTCGGGCACGAGGTGCTGCTGACCTTCGAGCCGGGCGACACCGCGGTCGGTCGCGAGCTGCGGCGGATCGTCCTGGACCCGGCCACCGGCGATCTCTCGCACCGCACCGAGGCACTGCTCTACGCCGCTGACAAGGCCGAGCACGTGGACACCGTGGTGCTGCCCGCGCTCGAGGCAGGCCGAGTGGTGGTCACCGATCGGTACGTCGACTCCACGCTCGCCTACCAGGGGGCCGGCCGCGACCTGGTCCCCGAGGAGCTGGAGCAGGTGGCGCGCTGGGCGACCGGCGACCTGCGCCCCCACCTGACCGTGCTGCTGGACCTGGAGCCGCAGGCGGGCCTGGGCCGCTTCGCCGAGCGGGACCGGATCGAGGGGGAGTCGCTGGAGTTCCACCAGCGGGTGCGGCAGGAGTTCCTCGCGCTCGCCGAGGCCGACCCCGAGCACTACCTCGTGCTCGACGCGCGCGCCCCGGTCGAGGAGATCGCCGAGGCGGTCCGCGTCCGGGTCGAGCCGCTGCTCGGCCAGGCCCGGTCGGTCGCCCCGGAGGCCTCCGCATGA
- a CDS encoding lytic transglycosylase domain-containing protein, whose amino-acid sequence MTGKTTKAATRGRQGRRPMALGRRVLLPTVSTMMLAGAAAGFVSVAPTDAPIAQPARAGDAPAPARVDESVSSSSTRVDGPASLSRPLRVGAQAAGLARAVPASSASEIPGSALAAYQRAESIIVSTDASCGLQWQLLAAIGDVESNHGRFGGSSLNADGVATPAILGPRLTGKNDTRRITDTDGGEYDGDATVDRAVGPMQFIPSTWSVVGVDADGDGVRDPQDIDDAALAAAVYLCSGTEDLSTDDGLRKAVFRYNRSQEYVGLVLSLMRGYQASGTLALPDSQVAAGYAINTMGPDAIRAGLGVDAPRKDRSDRKDRARKNGRSEKKGADQALAAGASIGPKGTRPSASGGPSPSAGWQPGGGTSPSVTITPTPGTGGTSDPTPSEQPTTPTPSEQPTTPTPSEEPTTPTPSEEPTATPSEEPTATPSEEPTEVPPFTAAEADPVAYQQCQDLGIVDDPATPDDEVAVCAIDPEAFQADPEPMLADPWSFVQG is encoded by the coding sequence ATGACGGGGAAGACGACCAAGGCCGCCACCCGGGGGCGTCAGGGCCGTCGGCCGATGGCGCTGGGCCGCAGGGTCCTGCTGCCGACCGTGTCGACGATGATGCTCGCGGGGGCAGCAGCCGGTTTCGTCAGCGTGGCGCCGACCGACGCGCCGATCGCCCAGCCCGCCCGCGCGGGCGACGCACCGGCACCGGCTCGGGTGGACGAGTCGGTCAGCTCCTCCAGCACCCGGGTCGACGGTCCCGCCTCCCTCTCCCGCCCGCTGCGGGTCGGCGCCCAGGCCGCGGGCCTCGCTCGCGCGGTCCCGGCGAGCAGCGCGAGCGAGATCCCCGGCTCGGCGCTCGCGGCCTACCAGCGCGCCGAGTCCATCATCGTCTCCACCGACGCCTCGTGCGGGCTGCAGTGGCAGTTGCTGGCCGCCATCGGCGATGTCGAGTCCAACCACGGCCGCTTCGGCGGCAGCAGCCTGAACGCCGACGGCGTCGCCACGCCGGCGATCCTCGGCCCGCGACTGACGGGCAAGAACGACACCCGGCGGATCACCGACACCGACGGCGGGGAGTACGACGGCGACGCCACCGTGGACCGCGCCGTCGGGCCCATGCAGTTCATCCCCTCCACCTGGTCGGTGGTCGGCGTGGACGCCGACGGCGACGGGGTACGCGACCCGCAGGACATCGACGACGCAGCGCTGGCCGCCGCGGTCTACCTCTGCTCCGGCACCGAGGACCTCAGCACCGACGACGGGCTGCGCAAGGCCGTCTTCCGCTACAACCGCAGCCAGGAGTACGTCGGCCTCGTGCTCTCGCTGATGCGCGGCTACCAGGCCAGCGGCACCCTGGCGCTGCCCGACAGCCAGGTCGCGGCCGGCTACGCGATCAACACCATGGGCCCCGACGCCATTCGCGCGGGCCTGGGCGTGGACGCGCCCCGCAAGGACCGCTCGGACCGCAAGGACCGCGCGAGGAAGAACGGCCGCTCCGAGAAGAAGGGCGCGGACCAGGCGCTCGCCGCCGGCGCGAGCATCGGGCCGAAGGGCACGCGCCCGTCCGCCTCCGGCGGCCCCTCCCCCTCCGCGGGCTGGCAGCCCGGCGGCGGCACCTCGCCGTCGGTGACCATCACCCCGACCCCAGGGACCGGCGGCACCAGCGACCCGACGCCGTCCGAGCAGCCCACCACCCCGACGCCGTCCGAGCAGCCCACCACGCCGACGCCCTCGGAGGAGCCCACCACCCCGACGCCCTCGGAGGAGCCCACCGCGACGCCCTCGGAGGAGCCCACCGCGACGCCCTCGGAGGAGCCCACCGAGGTGCCGCCGTTCACCGCCGCAGAGGCCGACCCGGTCGCCTACCAGCAGTGCCAGGACCTCGGGATCGTGGACGACCCGGCCACCCCGGACGACGAGGTGGCGGTCTGCGCGATCGACCCGGAGGCCTTCCAGGCGGACCCGGAGCCGATGCTCGCCGACCCGTGGAGCTTCGTGCAGGGCTGA
- the topA gene encoding type I DNA topoisomerase, which yields MAHKLVIVESPAKARTIGGYLGKDYVVESSIGHIRDLPNSAADTPAKIKDKPWGRLAVDVDNGFVPYYVVPRDKKSHISKLKKLLKDADALYLATDEDREGEAIAWHLLDELKPRKDLPVHRMVFHEITKAAILDAVEHPRQINDDLVEAQEARRILDRLYGYEVSPVLWKKVMSGLSAGRVQSVATRLVVDRERERMAFTVASYWDLEGTFDAGEGMDPRIFPARLHTIDDKRVARGSDFGNDGRLAKKDRVHLDRRAAEELVAALSETTYDVRSVESKPYSRRPYAPFRTTTLQQEASRKLGMSSSVTMSVAQRLYENGYITYMRTDSTTLSGSAINAARNQVRELYGNEYVPDQPRVYASKVKNAQEAHEAIRPAGDSFRTPAQTGLTGDQFRLYELIWMRTVASQMKDAVGNSVTVRHGGATSDGRDVVFTASGRTITFHGFLKAYVEDIDDPSKRRDDAETRLPALEEGGRVTAASVSAGGHETKPPARYTEATLIKELEEREIGRPSTYSSIMGTILNRGYVYKKGTALVPAWLAFSVIRLLEEHFPRQVSYEFTARMEDVLDEIAAGHSDRQSELAEFYFGQGDVVGLKTLVEELGDIDARELATFPVGDPEVGAVLRVGRYGPYLEGPDDDGPLAGKRANVPDDLPPDELTATKVRELFENPAGEETPLGEHPDTGLRVVAKNGRYGPYVTEQLPEDAPKSAKPRTASLFKSMSLETVTLADAIKLLSLPRVVGTDAEGVEITAQNGRYGPYLKKGTDSRSLQTEDQIFSITQDEALAIYAQPKQRGRAAAAPPLKELGNDPVSGTPVVVKAGRFGEYVTDGEYNATLRKDDSVESITLERAAELLAERRAKGPAKKSAKRGAKKTAKKTTAKKSGTKKAAAKKSPAKKTAAKKTTTKKP from the coding sequence GTGGCACACAAGCTCGTCATCGTCGAGTCCCCGGCCAAGGCCCGCACCATCGGCGGGTACCTGGGCAAGGACTACGTCGTCGAGTCCTCGATCGGCCACATCCGCGACCTGCCCAACAGCGCCGCGGACACCCCGGCGAAGATCAAGGACAAGCCGTGGGGCCGGCTGGCAGTCGACGTCGACAACGGCTTCGTGCCCTACTACGTCGTGCCGCGGGACAAGAAGTCGCACATCTCCAAGCTGAAGAAGCTGCTCAAGGACGCCGACGCCCTCTACCTCGCCACCGATGAGGACCGCGAGGGCGAGGCGATCGCCTGGCACCTGCTCGACGAGCTGAAGCCGCGCAAGGACCTGCCGGTGCACCGGATGGTCTTCCACGAGATCACCAAGGCGGCGATCCTGGACGCGGTCGAGCACCCGCGGCAGATCAACGACGACCTGGTCGAGGCACAGGAGGCGCGGCGCATCCTGGACCGGCTCTACGGCTACGAGGTCTCGCCCGTGCTGTGGAAGAAGGTCATGTCCGGCCTCTCCGCGGGGCGTGTGCAGTCGGTCGCGACCCGGCTGGTCGTGGACCGCGAGCGCGAGCGGATGGCCTTCACGGTCGCGTCCTACTGGGACCTCGAGGGCACCTTCGACGCCGGCGAGGGCATGGACCCGCGGATCTTCCCCGCGCGCCTGCACACCATCGACGACAAGCGGGTCGCCCGCGGATCGGACTTCGGCAACGACGGCCGGCTGGCCAAGAAGGACCGGGTCCACCTGGACCGGCGCGCCGCCGAGGAGCTGGTCGCGGCGCTCTCGGAGACGACGTACGACGTCCGCTCGGTCGAGTCCAAGCCCTACAGCCGGCGCCCCTACGCGCCGTTCCGGACCACCACCCTGCAGCAGGAGGCCTCCCGCAAGCTCGGCATGAGCTCGTCGGTGACCATGTCGGTGGCGCAGCGGCTGTACGAGAACGGCTACATCACCTACATGCGGACCGACTCGACCACGCTGTCGGGATCCGCGATCAACGCCGCGCGCAACCAGGTCCGCGAGCTCTACGGCAACGAGTACGTCCCCGACCAGCCGCGGGTCTACGCCTCGAAGGTGAAGAACGCCCAGGAGGCGCACGAGGCGATCCGCCCCGCGGGCGACAGCTTCCGTACGCCGGCACAGACGGGGCTGACCGGTGACCAGTTCCGGCTCTACGAGCTGATCTGGATGCGCACCGTCGCCTCCCAGATGAAGGACGCGGTCGGCAACAGCGTGACCGTCCGGCACGGGGGAGCGACCTCCGACGGCCGGGACGTGGTCTTCACCGCGAGCGGCCGGACCATCACCTTCCACGGCTTCCTCAAGGCCTACGTCGAGGACATCGACGACCCGAGCAAGCGCCGCGACGACGCCGAGACCCGGCTCCCCGCGCTGGAGGAGGGCGGCCGGGTGACGGCCGCCTCGGTGAGCGCGGGCGGGCACGAGACCAAGCCGCCGGCCCGCTACACCGAGGCCACGCTGATCAAGGAGCTCGAGGAGCGGGAGATCGGCCGGCCCTCGACGTACTCCTCGATCATGGGCACCATCCTCAACCGCGGCTATGTGTACAAGAAGGGCACCGCGCTGGTGCCGGCGTGGCTCGCGTTCTCGGTGATCCGGCTGCTGGAGGAGCACTTCCCGCGGCAGGTGTCCTATGAGTTCACCGCCCGGATGGAAGACGTGCTCGACGAGATCGCCGCCGGGCACAGCGACCGGCAGAGCGAGCTGGCGGAGTTCTACTTCGGTCAGGGCGACGTGGTGGGCCTCAAGACGCTGGTCGAGGAGCTCGGTGACATCGATGCCCGCGAGCTCGCGACCTTCCCCGTCGGCGACCCCGAGGTCGGCGCGGTGCTGCGGGTGGGCCGCTACGGGCCCTACCTCGAGGGCCCCGACGACGACGGGCCGCTGGCCGGCAAGCGCGCCAACGTGCCCGATGACCTGCCGCCCGACGAGCTGACCGCGACCAAGGTCCGCGAGCTGTTCGAGAACCCGGCCGGCGAGGAGACGCCGCTGGGCGAGCACCCCGACACCGGGCTGCGGGTCGTGGCGAAGAACGGCCGCTACGGCCCCTACGTCACCGAGCAGTTGCCCGAGGACGCGCCGAAGAGCGCCAAGCCGCGGACCGCGTCGCTGTTCAAGTCGATGTCGCTGGAGACGGTCACGCTGGCCGACGCGATCAAGCTGCTCTCGCTGCCGCGGGTGGTCGGCACCGACGCCGAGGGCGTGGAGATCACCGCCCAGAACGGGCGCTACGGCCCCTACCTGAAGAAGGGCACCGACTCCCGGTCGCTGCAGACCGAGGACCAGATCTTCTCCATCACCCAGGACGAGGCGCTGGCGATCTACGCCCAGCCCAAGCAGCGCGGCCGTGCCGCCGCGGCGCCGCCGCTGAAGGAGCTGGGCAACGACCCGGTCTCCGGTACGCCGGTCGTGGTCAAGGCCGGGCGCTTCGGGGAGTACGTCACCGACGGCGAGTACAACGCGACCCTGCGCAAGGACGACTCGGTGGAGTCGATCACCCTCGAGCGCGCCGCCGAGCTGCTCGCCGAGCGGCGGGCCAAGGGCCCGGCGAAGAAGTCGGCCAAGCGCGGGGCGAAGAAGACCGCGAAGAAGACGACGGCGAAGAAGTCGGGGACCAAGAAGGCCGCGGCGAAGAAGTCGCCGGCCAAGAAGACCGCGGCGAAGAAGACGACGACGAAGAAGCCCTGA
- a CDS encoding type II toxin-antitoxin system VapB family antitoxin gives MNIKDQRIHAAAQELARRRGVSMTEAVRQAVDEALARSAQTRDEAWVERILTLGRELRAEMDAAGARPMTDDDLYDERGVPR, from the coding sequence ATGAACATCAAGGACCAGCGCATCCACGCGGCGGCGCAGGAGCTCGCGCGCCGCCGCGGGGTCTCGATGACCGAAGCCGTCCGGCAGGCGGTGGACGAGGCGCTGGCCCGGTCCGCGCAGACGCGGGACGAGGCCTGGGTGGAGCGGATCTTGACGCTGGGCCGCGAGCTCCGAGCCGAGATGGATGCCGCGGGGGCGCGCCCGATGACCGACGACGATCTCTACGACGAACGCGGCGTCCCACGGTGA
- a CDS encoding type II toxin-antitoxin system VapC family toxin, which yields MIVDSSALVAIAYAEPEAAQLLGVLRTADRRRIAAPTVLESSMVLWRVAHRVADLVGQLDLEIVAFDADHLRVAQDAFIRYGRGTGSPARLNFGDCISYALASATGEPLLFKGEDLRHTDITPAWTPPGR from the coding sequence GTGATCGTCGACTCCTCGGCGCTGGTGGCGATCGCCTACGCCGAGCCGGAGGCCGCCCAGCTCCTCGGTGTGCTGCGCACCGCCGACCGGCGACGGATCGCCGCGCCCACCGTCCTGGAGAGCAGCATGGTGCTGTGGCGCGTGGCGCACCGAGTCGCTGACCTGGTCGGCCAGCTCGACCTGGAGATCGTCGCCTTCGACGCCGACCACCTGCGGGTCGCTCAGGACGCCTTCATCCGGTACGGCAGGGGCACCGGATCCCCGGCGCGCCTCAACTTCGGGGACTGCATCTCCTATGCGCTCGCCTCCGCAACCGGTGAGCCGCTGCTGTTCAAAGGGGAGGACCTCCGGCACACCGACATCACGCCGGCGTGGACGCCTCCGGGCCGCTGA
- a CDS encoding DUF7059 domain-containing protein, producing MTVELSLPHRLREALVAADYTHDAVVDLIGTTAHAALGRNETVPAARRTTGGSPLDTLVRLFLLQRPVGRDAAEAALPGLVDQLAADGFLAVSVDEVVARLDVRPYAEDGRDLWVVSDLTPGMDGAPQRVTSDYVLGISGASTSLAQLTLRRPAARALDLGTGCGVQALHLAGHTDRVVATDVNPRALRIAAFNAALNDVEDRVEVRDGSLFDPVADERFDLIATNPPFVISPGTDELLVYRDSGLPRDSVVERIVREIPARLAPDGWGQVLANWIIARDQSWDERLASWLSPDCDALVVQREVLDPPAYVELWLRDAGLTEDYTRRYDTWLSWFDQQGIEAVGFGWVNLHRTEAAGGARHTLLEWPYDVEQPIAPAIQAWGGAAVAERALDDEALLATHLSLRGDVRQETHGRAGEVDPETIVLRQQRGFRRARTADTVVAGFAGAADGDLAAGDLLDALATLLQREPGEVRTSYLPVLRELVAEGFLELSGPEASTPA from the coding sequence GTGACCGTTGAGCTCTCCCTCCCTCACCGGCTCCGCGAGGCCCTGGTCGCGGCGGACTACACCCACGACGCGGTCGTGGACCTGATCGGTACGACGGCGCACGCGGCGCTGGGTCGCAACGAGACCGTGCCCGCGGCCCGACGTACCACCGGCGGGTCGCCCTTGGACACGCTGGTCCGGCTCTTCCTGCTGCAGCGACCGGTCGGCCGCGACGCCGCCGAGGCCGCGTTGCCGGGCCTGGTGGACCAGTTGGCCGCCGACGGGTTCCTCGCGGTCTCGGTGGACGAGGTGGTCGCGCGGCTCGACGTGCGCCCCTATGCCGAGGACGGCCGCGACCTCTGGGTCGTCTCCGACCTGACGCCCGGGATGGACGGCGCGCCGCAGCGGGTCACTTCCGACTACGTGCTCGGGATCTCCGGCGCCTCCACCAGTCTGGCCCAGCTGACCCTGCGCCGCCCCGCGGCCCGGGCGCTCGACCTGGGCACCGGGTGCGGCGTCCAGGCGTTGCACCTGGCCGGGCACACCGACCGGGTGGTCGCGACGGACGTCAACCCGCGCGCGCTGCGGATCGCGGCGTTCAACGCCGCGCTCAACGACGTCGAGGACCGGGTCGAGGTCCGCGACGGCTCGCTCTTCGACCCGGTGGCCGACGAGCGCTTCGATCTGATCGCGACGAACCCGCCGTTCGTGATCTCGCCGGGGACCGACGAGCTGCTGGTCTACCGCGACTCCGGGCTGCCGCGCGACAGCGTGGTCGAGCGGATCGTCCGGGAGATCCCGGCGCGTCTGGCTCCGGACGGCTGGGGGCAGGTGCTGGCGAACTGGATCATCGCCCGCGACCAGTCGTGGGACGAGCGGCTCGCCAGCTGGCTGAGCCCGGACTGCGACGCCCTCGTGGTGCAGCGCGAGGTGCTGGACCCGCCGGCCTATGTCGAGCTGTGGCTGCGCGACGCCGGTCTCACCGAGGACTACACCCGCCGCTACGACACCTGGCTGTCCTGGTTCGACCAGCAGGGGATCGAGGCGGTCGGCTTCGGCTGGGTCAACCTGCACCGCACCGAGGCGGCCGGCGGGGCCCGGCACACCCTGTTGGAATGGCCCTACGACGTGGAGCAGCCGATCGCCCCGGCTATCCAGGCGTGGGGCGGCGCCGCGGTGGCCGAGCGGGCGCTCGACGACGAGGCGCTGCTCGCCACGCACCTGTCCCTGCGGGGCGACGTACGCCAGGAGACCCACGGCCGGGCCGGCGAGGTCGACCCCGAGACCATCGTGCTGCGCCAGCAGCGGGGCTTCCGCCGGGCGCGTACGGCGGACACGGTCGTCGCCGGGTTCGCCGGCGCGGCCGACGGCGACCTCGCCGCGGGCGACCTGCTCGACGCGCTGGCCACGCTCCTGCAGCGTGAGCCCGGCGAGGTGCGGACGTCCTACCTTCCGGTGCTGCGGGAGCTGGTCGCCGAGGGCTTCCTCGAGCTCAGCGGCCCGGAGGCGTCCACGCCGGCGTGA
- a CDS encoding sodium-translocating pyrophosphatase translates to MTGIVPAVVELSGANQILVILVAVIALAALGMAAMFRNEVMRAGEGTDNMKNIAQAVQEGADAYLKRQFRTLGIFAAVAFVVLLALPADDLVVRIGRSIAFLVGAGFSAAIGYLGMSLAVRANLRVAAAAEREGRNPAMTIGFRTGAFVGMATVGLGLLGASLVVLIFRDSAAQVLEGFGFGAALLAMFMRVGGGIFTKAADVGADLVGKVENNIPEDDPRNAATIADNVGDNVGDCAGMAADLFESYAVTLVAALILGSQAFGDKGLVFPLLIPAIGALTAVLGIYITKPRTGENGLTTINRAFYISAAVGAIGSVIVAFTFLPGSFADFSNAAPDVMEAAGDPRVIASLAVVIGIVMAAAILALTGYFTGTEFTPVRDVGKTSLTGAATVILSGLSVGFESAVYTTLVIGGAVFGAFLLGGATLTVSLFAVALAGCGLLTTVGVIVAMDTFGPVSDNAQGIAEMSGDVSEDGAQILTELDAVGNTTKAITKGIAIATAVLAATALFGSYSTSVFEALAEANPAEGEFQLTDFFVFNPQVLVGVLLGAAAVFLFSGLAINAVGRAAGAVVFEVRRQFREIPGIMEGTGRPEYGRVVDIVTRDSLRELITPGILAVMAPVAVGFGLGVTALAGFLAGAIGAGTLMAVFLANAGGAWDNAKKLVEDGNFGGKGSEAHAATVIGDTVGDPFKDTAGPAINPLIKVMNLVSLLVAGAIVSMSVGENQNDVLRIAIALVATAIIVVAVVASKRRSAVIADDDDIEAAQTA, encoded by the coding sequence ATGACCGGGATCGTCCCCGCTGTCGTGGAGCTCTCCGGCGCCAACCAGATCCTGGTCATCCTCGTCGCCGTCATCGCGCTCGCCGCGCTCGGCATGGCGGCGATGTTCCGGAACGAGGTCATGCGCGCCGGTGAGGGCACCGACAACATGAAGAACATCGCCCAGGCCGTGCAGGAGGGGGCGGACGCCTACCTCAAACGGCAGTTCCGCACCCTCGGGATCTTCGCGGCGGTGGCCTTCGTGGTGCTGCTGGCCCTGCCGGCCGACGACCTGGTGGTCCGGATCGGCCGCTCCATCGCGTTCCTCGTGGGCGCCGGCTTCTCCGCCGCGATCGGCTACCTCGGCATGAGCCTGGCCGTGCGGGCCAACCTGCGGGTCGCCGCGGCCGCCGAGCGCGAGGGCCGCAACCCCGCGATGACCATCGGGTTCCGCACCGGCGCCTTCGTCGGCATGGCCACGGTCGGCCTGGGCCTGCTGGGCGCCTCGCTGGTGGTGCTCATCTTCCGCGACAGCGCCGCGCAGGTGCTGGAGGGCTTCGGCTTCGGTGCGGCCCTGCTGGCGATGTTCATGCGGGTCGGCGGCGGCATCTTCACCAAGGCCGCCGACGTGGGCGCCGACCTGGTCGGCAAGGTCGAGAACAACATCCCCGAGGACGACCCGCGCAACGCCGCGACCATCGCCGACAACGTCGGCGACAACGTGGGCGACTGCGCCGGCATGGCCGCCGACCTGTTCGAGTCCTACGCCGTGACCCTGGTCGCCGCCCTGATCCTCGGCTCCCAGGCCTTCGGCGACAAGGGCCTGGTCTTCCCGCTGCTGATCCCCGCGATCGGCGCGCTGACGGCCGTGCTGGGCATCTACATCACCAAGCCCCGGACGGGCGAGAACGGGCTCACCACGATCAACCGGGCCTTCTACATCTCCGCCGCCGTCGGCGCGATCGGCTCGGTCATCGTCGCCTTCACGTTCCTGCCCGGCTCGTTCGCCGACTTCTCCAACGCCGCCCCCGACGTCATGGAGGCGGCCGGCGACCCCCGGGTCATCGCCTCGCTCGCCGTGGTCATCGGCATCGTGATGGCCGCGGCCATCCTGGCGCTCACCGGATACTTCACCGGCACCGAGTTCACCCCCGTCCGCGACGTCGGCAAGACCTCGCTGACCGGCGCGGCCACGGTGATCCTCTCCGGCCTCTCGGTCGGCTTCGAGTCGGCGGTCTACACCACCCTGGTGATCGGCGGCGCGGTCTTCGGTGCCTTCCTGCTCGGCGGCGCCACGCTGACCGTCTCGCTCTTCGCCGTCGCCCTGGCCGGCTGCGGCCTGCTGACCACGGTCGGCGTGATCGTCGCGATGGACACCTTCGGCCCGGTCTCCGACAACGCCCAGGGCATCGCGGAGATGTCCGGCGACGTCAGCGAGGACGGCGCGCAGATCCTCACCGAGCTGGACGCGGTCGGCAACACCACCAAGGCGATCACCAAGGGCATCGCGATCGCCACCGCGGTGCTCGCGGCGACGGCGCTCTTCGGCTCCTACTCCACCTCGGTGTTCGAGGCGCTGGCCGAGGCCAACCCGGCCGAGGGCGAGTTCCAGCTGACCGACTTCTTCGTCTTCAACCCGCAGGTGCTGGTCGGCGTGCTCCTCGGCGCCGCCGCGGTGTTCCTCTTCTCCGGGCTGGCGATCAACGCCGTCGGCCGGGCGGCGGGTGCCGTGGTCTTCGAGGTGCGCCGCCAGTTCCGCGAGATCCCCGGGATCATGGAGGGCACCGGCCGGCCGGAGTACGGCCGCGTCGTCGACATCGTCACCCGCGACTCGCTGCGCGAGCTCATCACCCCGGGCATCCTCGCGGTGATGGCGCCGGTGGCGGTCGGCTTCGGGCTCGGTGTCACCGCGCTCGCCGGCTTCCTCGCCGGGGCGATCGGCGCCGGCACCCTGATGGCGGTCTTCCTGGCCAACGCCGGCGGCGCCTGGGACAACGCGAAGAAGCTGGTCGAGGACGGCAACTTCGGCGGCAAGGGCTCCGAGGCGCACGCCGCCACGGTGATCGGCGACACCGTCGGCGACCCGTTCAAGGACACCGCCGGCCCGGCGATCAACCCGCTGATCAAGGTGATGAACCTGGTCTCGCTGCTCGTCGCGGGCGCGATCGTCTCGATGAGCGTCGGCGAGAACCAGAACGACGTCCTGCGCATCGCGATCGCCCTCGTGGCCACCGCGATCATCGTGGTCGCCGTCGTCGCCTCCAAGCGCCGCTCCGCGGTGATCGCGGACGACGACGACATCGAGGCGGCCCAGACCGCCTGA
- a CDS encoding STAS domain-containing protein, with translation MDLTLTTRQHGDRTVVTIGGEIDVYTAPLLRDAISDLVAQGSHDIVIDLTGVGFLDSTGLGVLVGGLKKVRAHDGTLELVCDQERLLKIFRITGLAKVFVIHESLDAVS, from the coding sequence GTGGACCTGACCCTGACGACCCGGCAGCACGGGGACAGGACCGTCGTGACGATCGGCGGCGAGATCGACGTCTACACCGCGCCCCTGCTCCGCGACGCGATCTCCGACCTGGTCGCGCAGGGCTCCCACGACATCGTCATCGACCTGACCGGCGTCGGCTTCCTCGACTCCACCGGCCTCGGCGTCCTCGTCGGTGGCCTGAAGAAGGTACGCGCCCACGACGGCACGCTGGAGCTGGTCTGCGACCAGGAGCGGCTGCTCAAGATCTTCCGGATCACCGGGCTGGCCAAGGTGTTCGTCATCCACGAGAGCCTCGACGCGGTCTCCTGA